From the Actinopolymorpha singaporensis genome, the window GGAGGTGGAGCTGGACTACGTGGGCTCGGTGCAGAACGCGGCCCACGTGATCGCCCGCCTGCACCAGGGTGAGAAGCGGCTGGTGTTCTGCGATTCCAGGACGCAGGTGGAGGACCTGGCGGTCGCGCTTCGATATAACGGCGTGCAGACGTTCGTGTCGCACTCGTCCCTCTCGGCGGCGGAGCGGCGCCAGTCCGAAGCCGGGTTCGCCGCTGCGTCGAACTGCGCCATCGTCGCCACGTCGACGCTCGAGCTCGGGGTGGACATCGGTGACCTCGATCGCGTGATCCAGATCGACGCGCCATCGACCGTCGCTGCCTTTCTGCAGCGAATGGGGCGCACTGGGCGGCGGCCCGGCACCACGCGGAACACGCTCTTCCTCACTACCCGCCAGGCCTCCTTGTGGCAGGCCGCGTCGATCCTGTTGCTGTGGAGTCGCGGCTACGTGGAGCCGGTACGTCCACCTGTGCTCCCGCTGCACATCGTCGCGCAGCAGATCCTCGGGCTGATGCTTCAGGAGCGTCAGGTCGTTCACCACGACCTGTGGGACTGGCTCGACGGACTGGCGGTCGTACCGGGTGCTGACATGGTGCTTGCTCATCTTGTCGCCGAAGGCTTCGTGGTCGACGACGGCGGCTTGTTGTCGATCGGTCCAAGGGCGGAGAAGGAGTACGGGCGACGGCACTTCCTGGAGTTGACGTCCGCCTTCACCAGCGAGCCGATGCTCCAGGTCCTCTTTGGTCGGCAGGTGCTGGGGTCGCTGTCCGCGCTGTCCCTGGTGACGCGGCCCGAGGGCGGACCGCGGTTGGTGTTGCTCGGCGGACGCTCGTGGCTGGTGAGGCACGTGGACTGGAGAAGACGACAGGTCTTCGTGGAGGCGACCGATCTACGTGGCCGTTCGCGATGGAACGGTGGAGGGCGGACGATGTCTCACGAGCTCGCTTGGGCGCACCACGACGCCGTGGCTGGCTCGTCGCCCGACGGAGTGCGGCTTTCCCGCCGAGCCCAGGACGCGCTGGGCGAGCTGCGCGAAGACCACGCCTTCGTTAGCGCCGGCGACCGGACGTACGTGGTCAGCGACAGCGCCGGGGCAGTGAACTGGTGGACCTTCGCCGGCTTCGCCGCCAACTCGGCGCTAGCTCAAGGATTGAGCGATCTTGTGGACGACACCGCAGCCGTCGGGGACCTGAGACTAAGGCTAAGGCCGCACGTGCGCGCCGCCGACCTTCAGTCCGCCCTGGACGAGCGCCGCGAAGCCCTACTCGAAGCCCGCCCCTGTGTGGACAACGCAGCCCTCGACGGCCTGAAGTTCTCCGCCGCGCTGCCACCCGAACTAGCTAGAGCTACCCTCGCAGAGCGACTCAAAGATCTGTCCGGCGTGCGTTGGGCGCGGGAAGCCCTCCTCCGTGATGTCGACGTCAGCGCTGGCCATAGATGACCACCACTTTGCCAACCTGATGTCAGCGACCTGTGAAGACGAAGTGCAGGTAGCGCATGTGCGACAGCCTCTGCTGATCTTCTCTGGCCCGGCCAAGCGCATCATCAACGATGGCAAGGTTGAGTCGGCTGTTCTGCAGATCTGCAAGCTGCTGGTCGAACGACGAACGTTTGGTCTTTGCGCGCATTATTGCGGACGCATCCTCTGTCTCAAGGATCTCTAGCTCTCGTTGGACCCGTCGTTTCACATCGTCCCGCATCTTGCGTGCCGTCTCCGCCGCGGTGGTTCGCTCGCCCTCAAGCTTGATCTTCTTCCTGTTGACCTGACTCTTGATGTCGTCGCGTTCTTGATGCGTAAGCTGGATGGGGCAGCCTTTAGCTGCCAGCAATTCGCGCCGACTTCTCCAATCCTTGAGAATACGGGCCCTTTCCGGTCCTATGCCCGGAACCCTCGTAGTGCGGCCGCTGGGCAGGACAAGAACTACGTTCGTGCCGCCGCCACCCCCGGCAGTGAGTCGAAAATCAACGAAATCCGCAGCTGTCCGGATCCCACGAGCAGCGAGATTGGCGATCGTCTTCTCGCCGATGGAAGAGAGGTTCGCTCGGGAAATCAGCGCTTTCCGCAGTTCGTTCTCCACATATGTCCTCTGACGCGGGGCCAACGCCCTTGTAAAGGCAGCCTGTAGATCGCTGCTAAGATTGGCAATCTTTATGTCGATAGCTTGAATAGCGTCAGCGCTGGTCACGTTAACGGAGGCCAACTCGCGCGACATCCCGTCATTCAGGTCTCGCCGCTTCTTGGCGACGGTGGCAGCTCGGAGAGACTCGGTCTTTTCGAATGATTCTCGCTCCCGCTGAATGCGGTCAGCTTCGGCCGACGGATTAACGGCTGCCCGGCGTTGTTGCTCGAGCTCGCGGATCCGACTTCGGGTGTCCCGGCTCTCTGTCCGTATACGCCTTCCCAGCAGACTCAGGAGCAGTACTCCACTGAATGTGGCGACAAGAGTGCTCGGAAACGCTCCTGGAGCGAGCCGTCCGGAGACGTCTAGAAGCGCTGGCAGCAAAACTGACAGGGGGATTAGTAGTAACAGGACAACATCGAAGAAACGACGTCCTGAGAATTCCGCTCTAACAGATCCACTGGTCGCCGGAGAGGCAGGTACTTGTGACGGGGATGGTGTAGGTGTTCCTTCGGCGGAGATGTGAGAAGCGAGCCACCCAGGCAGGCTGCCGGGCCGTGCCCCAGTGGCATGTGTAGGAGGTGTCGACGTCATCCATGAAGCTTTAACTCCAGCCGCAGGCTGCGTCGACGCGACGGGCTGTGAGGTGGACAGCGGAGGCAGCGCGTCCAGCGGTTGCCACGTTAGGCTGCGAACAGCTTGGGCAAGGTCCCGAACAGCTTGATCCGTATGGCTTAGCAGTTCCGGGAACCGCGGCGCAGTGTCAGGTGACTTGAAATCATCTTCCGCGAGCAGCAGGTATTCGCCGCCGGGTTCGTGCAACTTGGCCCAGAGGCCAGGATCAACGGAGAGCGCGAGAAGGGACAAGTAGATGACCCATGCGGAGAACCGGTCCATGGTCGGCCCGAAGTCTGCCTCACTACGCGACGGAGACTGGTAGTGGCGATGGCCGGTCTCCGACGCGCGGAGGCCGCGCATGCCGGGGACGTACATGCCGTCGTAGTCGACCAGGCGGAAGGTTCCGTCCGATGCGACCAACAGGTTGCCGTGCTGAAGATCACCGTGGGCGATGCCGGCCTTGTCGAGATCAACCGTAAGGTCTGCAAACCGCTTGGCGAGGCGCCTTGTCGCAGCCCTGTCTGAATAGTTTTGCTCAAGCCAGTTCGCCAGTGTGGTTGCCTCTACCCACTCCATTTTCAATACGGGATACCGGCTGCCATTAACCAGTATGCCATCGCGCAAATACTCGAAGCCCATCTTCCATGGCTGCGATAGTTGCGCCATGGAGAGTTTGCTTAGCTGACTGCTGATCTCGTGATATCGTGATTCTTGGTCAGGGACATACCGCGTAAAGCATTTTAGTGCGTATCGTCGACCAGTTGTAGTCTCAAGCGAAAAAACACTCGCGAAGTTCCCCGACATGGGTTTCGGCATGCCGAGTTTGTTCGTGTCAACCCGACATGTCCTGAGCTCAGGTGCCCTAAAAACGTGGGCCGGGTTTTGAAGTGCAGTAGCGTAGTCGGCGCCCGATGGAAAAGCTTTGGGTGAGCCTGCATTTCCGAGACCCGCTGAACCGGCCGCCATCACGACTAACCCTGTACCTCGACATGAATCACAGAGACGTCGTCGTTGTGAATTTCTCCAGTCGCCCGGAGCTCAGAGATCCACTGAGTAAAGTCTTCCAAATTCTCATGCAGGCTGTATTTCCGCAACTGGTGTAGTGCCTCTTCGGACCTGGCCTTATCGTTACACGAGAAGAACCATGCCGCCAGCGCATCAGTCATAATGAATAGCTCGTCGCCAGCTTCGCAGATGCCGTGGCGAAACTGCGTCCGCTCAGAAATAAGAGCGACGTCGCGGTTTAAGCTCCCAAAGAGCATTGGGGTATTCCCGAACTCGTTGATGTTCTGGATCGGAAATGACTCGATGACCTGTTCGTCGCGCACGTGGAACAAGCATGTATCTCCGAGGGCGGCGGCCTTCCACGAAGCGGCGTGGTCGTCACTGGTTGGATCGACCCGCATAACCAGCAGCGTTGAGAACGCCCCCTGCGGAATCTTTGCCTCCTCGTACCACTTCAGCGGTCGTCCCTGCTGAGACCGAGTTGCAAGGTATTCGGCCAGCCAGTTGCGCCATTTGACGATAGCGTCAGTTGCGAAGTCAGAAAATGATTCCGCGGCATCGAAGAATGAGGCAGTCGAAGCGTGCTGCAAGGCGGTCTCGGCAAGTAAGCCGGCCCAGTGCTCAACGAGCATGCTCTCCGAGGCGCCGTCGCACATTGCCGCAATAACGGCGTCCTCAAAGTAGTCGTGGTATGGCACGTCAGGAGAAACTCGCAGTGCATCCTCACACTCGGCAGGAGTGTTTCCGGCTTTCGGTACTTGGAGATGCGTGCGGAAAAAACGTGTCGGAGTCACCGGAGTTCGGAGGCTCGGGTGCCGATGTCGAGGAACTGAACGATCGAAACAATGTCCGCGTTGTAAACAAAGCCTCGTGCGTTTTCTCCGATTCGGCTGCCAAGGACTTCTGCAGCGTATCCGCGGGTATTTGCAGGAAGGAGACTCGACATCCCGAAGAGCGTGCGAGCATACGAGTCCGGGAGACCAGCGTCAGAGTCCGGGAAGGTGACAGGGACGCCTCCAGCTGCGGAAACGTGTGAGTTGAAGAGAAGAGTTTCGCCATCGCTCGTGGCGTGACTCGTCAACGCGCTCGCTGCAGATGTCGGATCTCCGTCGGTCGACTCACCATCGGTGAGGTTCAAGACAATGGGCGGATAGCCATCAGGATGGCGTGCGACCCACTCCGATACTAAGGTTTCTGCGTAGCGCAGTGCCCGGTTCATCGGTGTGCCGCCGTTGGCAACAGGATCCATCCAGATGGCGAACTTGGCCGTGGTCTCGATCAAGCCGCCGGCGCCGTCAGGTATCTTCTTCTGTCGGTCTTCTACGCGCGCGGGGTTGTCGGCGACTTCGCTCAACGGGACCAGGTCCCGGCTGGAAAGTTCCCCGGCAAAAGCTGAGCCGACGGTGGAGCCGTAGCCGATGGCGGCGACATGGAAGTAGTCACGCACGCCCTCTTCCTTGGCGCACCTCACCGACAACTCGATGAGGATCCGGTTGATGGCGTCCGCAACGACGTCCGCCTTCCGCTGGGGAACCTCGCTGTCGCCTCCAATCGCATCGGTCATGGAGGTGGACTGATCTACCAGGAAGATGAAGCAGCCCGGGTTGTTACGGCTGATCTCGGCCGTGTACGGCATGCGTGGTGCTCCCGAAGTGTGTGTCGCCTCAGAGACCGCAGCCCCCAGCACCGGACCGGTCCCCCCTGGGCGGAGATTCTAACGGGGCCGCCCGAGTCCTGTCACTACTTTGGGTAGGGGCGCCCTCGGTGCTGTCCGCTGTGGCCGGCACGTCGGTGCTCCCCGATGGACGCCGGCGACGTCCGGTTCACAAGACCGAGCGCAGTCCAACCTGCGGGATCGTCCTGTTCCGGATGCCTGTAACTAGTAGCTGCCGTGGGGGCCGGTTGTAGCGTTCGACGCACGCGGTGGACTGTCCCCGGGGTTGAGCGGGAGGAGACGGGGTGGTGTACACACCGGGATCGACGTCTCATGTGCAATTGACGTCAGCGGCACTGCTAGCCAGAGTCGCGCACTCCGTGGCTTACAAGGGTTCACTTGGACAGGCCGGGGATAAACGGCGTGATGCTCGCCACGATGCCAGAGACAATCGCGACCACCCCGCCGACAGTCGCTAGGCAGTCCTTCGGGCTCGCCCAAAGTCCCTTGTTGAGAGCCCGCCAGCGGTGGGTTATGAAGATCATCTTGAGCTTCTGCCACTTGTGCTCTCTGAAGTGGCAGCCCAGGAGGAGTCCGTACGCGTTGTTGCGGCACAGCGTGTGCTGGCGTGTCTCTGCTCCACACCATCCAGGCGCGCGGAACAGGAAGTAGACCGCGACGATCGCCGACAGGATGACCAACGCAACGGGGCCGACTTGCCTGCTCCACCAGGCTGCTATGAGCAGCGCAAAGATCAGGTACCCCCAGTACTGACCCAGCTTCTTCATGGAGCCGAACGTAGGCCGATCACGAGGCGAGGTAAACACGTCGCACGGTGTTACTTCCGGACAAGGAGGTCCCGACATACGGGAAGTGCGCGCCCCGCCGGCAGTGATCCCAGGGCTTGCCGAACGTGCCTGTGGCTGACGCGGTGATGGTCCTACGCCGCGTTGCGCCTGCTCCGGATCCTGGCCTGCCCGTTGATCCCGATGGCGCCGCAGCGCCGACGTGAGGTGGCCGGGACAACTGATCCGGCCGCGTCCGACATCGGCCCGGACACCGTCCTGGCGAAGTCGCGAGCGGACATGAGCTAGCCCCGGTGGGTGTACGCGACACCTCCGGGGCCTGCGGGCGAGCAGTACACGCCGGGTGTGCTGTAAGGGTTCAGCAGTAGGTGTAGCTGCCGGTGCTGCCCCAGGAGCAGGTGTCGAGCTGGGTGCCGTTGTTGTTGCGTAGGTATGCGGTGTCGCCGGTGTTGTTCCACACGTATGCGCTGCGGCCCCAGTAGCGGTGGACGCTGGTGTTGGTGCCCTTGCCGGTGTGGATGTAGACGCTCTTCCCGGCGCCGAGGGAGAAGCTGGTGAAGGTGTAGACGTGGTTGGACTTGTCGCGGACGGTGTAGTTCTTGAGGTTGATCG encodes:
- a CDS encoding lamin tail domain-containing protein, with product MRKRLIGLVSSLAIGLAVSLAATVPAQAATPAVMFTMAYYNSPGTDTGSNTSLNAEYVRLKNTRTYAINLKNYTVRDKSNHVYTFTSFSLGAGKSVYIHTGKGTNTSVHRYWGRSAYVWNNTGDTAYLRNNNGTQLDTCSWGSTGSYTYC
- a CDS encoding vWA domain-containing protein, encoding MPYTAEISRNNPGCFIFLVDQSTSMTDAIGGDSEVPQRKADVVADAINRILIELSVRCAKEEGVRDYFHVAAIGYGSTVGSAFAGELSSRDLVPLSEVADNPARVEDRQKKIPDGAGGLIETTAKFAIWMDPVANGGTPMNRALRYAETLVSEWVARHPDGYPPIVLNLTDGESTDGDPTSAASALTSHATSDGETLLFNSHVSAAGGVPVTFPDSDAGLPDSYARTLFGMSSLLPANTRGYAAEVLGSRIGENARGFVYNADIVSIVQFLDIGTRASELR
- a CDS encoding protein phosphatase 2C domain-containing protein, yielding MTPTRFFRTHLQVPKAGNTPAECEDALRVSPDVPYHDYFEDAVIAAMCDGASESMLVEHWAGLLAETALQHASTASFFDAAESFSDFATDAIVKWRNWLAEYLATRSQQGRPLKWYEEAKIPQGAFSTLLVMRVDPTSDDHAASWKAAALGDTCLFHVRDEQVIESFPIQNINEFGNTPMLFGSLNRDVALISERTQFRHGICEAGDELFIMTDALAAWFFSCNDKARSEEALHQLRKYSLHENLEDFTQWISELRATGEIHNDDVSVIHVEVQG
- a CDS encoding DEAD/DEAH box helicase, encoding MNSLGWSSLRPLQEAAVSPVLAGEDALLLAPTAGGKTEAAMLPLLSRMAAGGWRGLSVLYVCPLRALVNNLEPRLSAMTAWLGRRATVWHGDVPDSVRQRIAKDPPDVLLTTPESLEAMLMSARVDHQWLFGDLRTIVVDELHAFGGDDRGWHLLGVLSRLTRLASRAVQRVGLSATVGNPEVLLDWFAGDSPAARRVVNPPVAGSDAVPEVELDYVGSVQNAAHVIARLHQGEKRLVFCDSRTQVEDLAVALRYNGVQTFVSHSSLSAAERRQSEAGFAAASNCAIVATSTLELGVDIGDLDRVIQIDAPSTVAAFLQRMGRTGRRPGTTRNTLFLTTRQASLWQAASILLLWSRGYVEPVRPPVLPLHIVAQQILGLMLQERQVVHHDLWDWLDGLAVVPGADMVLAHLVAEGFVVDDGGLLSIGPRAEKEYGRRHFLELTSAFTSEPMLQVLFGRQVLGSLSALSLVTRPEGGPRLVLLGGRSWLVRHVDWRRRQVFVEATDLRGRSRWNGGGRTMSHELAWAHHDAVAGSSPDGVRLSRRAQDALGELREDHAFVSAGDRTYVVSDSAGAVNWWTFAGFAANSALAQGLSDLVDDTAAVGDLRLRLRPHVRAADLQSALDERREALLEARPCVDNAALDGLKFSAALPPELARATLAERLKDLSGVRWAREALLRDVDVSAGHR